In one window of Sporomusaceae bacterium FL31 DNA:
- the recX gene encoding regulatory protein RecX, translating into MPLNNNEVLRTAIKILSLRMYSVHELRSKLVSKGYSSADVDHSIDELTRRGYLDDIALGELLFNKYHHACKYSIKQIIFKLSSRGLDSQTIDHVLTQYNSIDETNAALNLLRKRYLNPQSVEPAKIIRYLSSKGFPYHVINHVTILFDK; encoded by the coding sequence ATGCCTCTGAATAATAATGAGGTCCTTCGAACGGCTATCAAAATATTGTCACTACGCATGTATAGTGTACATGAATTACGCAGCAAATTAGTAAGTAAAGGCTATTCATCTGCTGATGTCGATCATTCCATTGATGAATTAACTCGGCGCGGCTATCTGGATGATATCGCGCTTGGGGAACTTTTATTCAATAAGTATCATCATGCCTGCAAATATAGTATAAAACAGATTATTTTTAAACTTAGCAGCCGAGGATTAGATTCGCAAACAATCGATCATGTCTTAACTCAGTATAATTCCATTGACGAAACCAATGCTGCATTGAACCTGCTTCGCAAGCGCTATCTTAATCCGCAATCCGTTGAGCCCGCGAAAATAATAAGATATCTATCATCTAAAGGATTTCCGTATCATGTAATCAATCATGTAACTATTTTATTTGATAAGTAA
- the recA_2 gene encoding protein RecA: MDKIKALENAMRQIEKDFGKGSIMKLGEAAAKMNIEVIPTGTLSLDIALGVGGVPRGRVVEIYGPESSGKTTVALHIIAQAQKAGGIAAFIDAEHALDPIYAKKLGVDIENLLISQPDHGEQALEIADALVRSGAIDVVVVDSVAALVPKAEIEGEMGDPHVGLQARLMSQAMRKLTGIISKSKTTAIFINQIREKVGVMFGNPETTTGGRALKFYASIRLDVRKADTLKQGNDIVGNRTRVKVVKNKIAPPFKQAEFDIMYGQGVSHEGCLVDIGTELDVIEKSGAWYSYLGTRLGQGRENVKEFLKENATVANEIESKIREKLIVSTNPSKNSSAIDHASE, encoded by the coding sequence ATGGATAAGATAAAAGCACTAGAGAATGCAATGCGCCAAATTGAAAAAGACTTTGGTAAAGGCTCCATCATGAAGTTGGGTGAAGCGGCTGCCAAGATGAATATTGAAGTTATTCCAACTGGTACTTTATCATTAGATATTGCCCTTGGAGTAGGTGGCGTTCCCCGTGGCCGAGTCGTTGAAATATATGGTCCAGAGTCTTCTGGTAAAACAACTGTTGCTTTACATATTATTGCCCAAGCCCAAAAAGCTGGCGGCATTGCGGCTTTTATTGATGCAGAGCATGCCCTTGATCCTATTTATGCAAAGAAGCTCGGAGTGGATATTGAGAATCTACTCATATCACAGCCTGATCATGGTGAACAAGCACTTGAAATTGCCGATGCCTTAGTTCGCAGCGGTGCTATTGATGTCGTAGTTGTGGATTCTGTGGCTGCGCTTGTTCCTAAGGCAGAAATTGAGGGTGAAATGGGTGACCCTCACGTTGGCTTACAAGCTCGCTTAATGTCACAGGCCATGCGTAAACTAACGGGAATTATCAGCAAATCGAAAACTACAGCGATTTTTATTAATCAGATACGAGAAAAGGTTGGAGTTATGTTTGGTAACCCCGAAACAACCACTGGTGGACGGGCTCTGAAATTTTATGCATCCATACGTTTGGATGTTCGAAAAGCAGATACTTTAAAACAAGGAAATGATATTGTCGGCAACCGTACAAGAGTAAAAGTTGTAAAAAATAAAATTGCACCACCTTTTAAGCAAGCAGAGTTTGATATCATGTATGGTCAAGGTGTCTCTCACGAAGGATGTCTTGTCGATATTGGAACAGAGTTGGATGTTATTGAGAAAAGCGGTGCTTGGTATTCATACTTAGGGACTCGGTTAGGACAAGGCAGGGAGAATGTAAAAGAGTTCTTGAAAGAAAACGCAACTGTAGCCAATGAGATCGAAAGTAAGATTCGCGAAAAATTAATTGTTAGTACGAATCCATCAAAGAACTCGAGTGCCATTGATCATGCCTCTGAATAA
- the rny gene encoding ribonuclease Y, protein MAAIITGILGAGIGYWTRKKTAEAQISSAEEASKKILEEAERSGQAKKKEALVEAKEEIHKLRVELDRDTKERRSELQRLERRLVQKEENLDRKIDSLEKKEEILSRKEAELDKSQEKINDLHARQLAELERISGLTSEDARTMLLASAQEEIKHETAMMIKELEQQAKEEADKKAREIISLAIQRCAADHVAETTVSVVALPNDEMKGRIIGREGRNIRTLETLTGIDLIIDDTPEAVILSGFDPVRREVARIALEKLIADGRIHPARIEEMVEKAQKEVEQRIKEAGEQATFETGVHGLHPEIIKLLGRLKYRTSYGQNVLKHSIEVAHLAGVMAAELGVDVMLAKRAGLLHDIGKAVDHEVEGPHVTIGADLAKKYRESPEVINAIGAHHGDEEPKTVQAVLVAAADAVSAARPGARRESLESYLKRLTRLEEIAESFDGVDKSFAIQAGREIRIMVKPDKIDDLTSVRLARDIVKKIESELEYPGQIRVTVIRETRAVDYAK, encoded by the coding sequence TTGGCTGCTATAATTACAGGAATTTTGGGAGCCGGTATAGGTTATTGGACACGTAAGAAAACGGCTGAAGCACAAATCAGCTCGGCTGAAGAAGCTTCAAAAAAGATTCTTGAAGAAGCAGAACGTTCAGGACAAGCAAAAAAGAAAGAAGCTTTGGTTGAGGCCAAAGAAGAAATTCATAAATTGCGTGTGGAATTAGATCGTGATACGAAAGAGCGACGTTCCGAGCTGCAGCGTTTAGAACGACGTTTAGTCCAAAAAGAAGAAAATCTTGACCGTAAAATTGACTCCCTGGAAAAAAAGGAAGAAATTCTTAGCCGCAAAGAAGCTGAGTTAGATAAAAGCCAAGAGAAAATCAATGATTTACATGCCCGACAATTAGCTGAATTGGAAAGAATCTCCGGATTAACATCCGAAGATGCTCGAACTATGCTTTTAGCTAGTGCTCAAGAAGAAATTAAGCACGAAACTGCTATGATGATTAAAGAGCTAGAGCAACAAGCAAAAGAAGAAGCTGATAAGAAGGCTCGTGAAATTATTTCTCTGGCAATTCAACGCTGCGCAGCAGATCATGTTGCTGAAACTACTGTTTCCGTAGTTGCTTTGCCAAATGATGAGATGAAGGGACGAATCATTGGCCGTGAAGGTCGCAATATTCGTACACTTGAAACTCTAACTGGCATTGATTTGATTATTGATGATACTCCAGAAGCTGTTATTTTGTCAGGATTCGATCCTGTTCGCCGTGAAGTTGCAAGAATTGCTTTAGAAAAACTAATTGCTGATGGCCGAATTCATCCTGCCCGAATTGAAGAAATGGTTGAGAAGGCTCAGAAAGAAGTGGAGCAAAGAATTAAAGAAGCTGGTGAACAAGCAACTTTCGAAACTGGAGTTCACGGATTGCACCCAGAGATAATAAAATTATTAGGGCGTTTGAAATATCGAACTAGCTATGGTCAAAACGTTCTGAAGCATTCTATCGAAGTAGCTCATTTAGCTGGTGTAATGGCTGCTGAACTTGGTGTTGATGTCATGCTAGCTAAACGCGCTGGTCTTTTGCATGATATTGGTAAAGCTGTTGACCATGAAGTAGAAGGTCCACACGTTACTATCGGAGCAGACTTAGCAAAGAAATATCGAGAAAGTCCTGAAGTGATTAATGCAATAGGTGCTCATCATGGTGATGAAGAACCGAAAACTGTGCAAGCTGTACTGGTAGCTGCGGCAGATGCCGTATCAGCTGCACGTCCAGGTGCTCGTAGAGAAAGTTTGGAAAGCTATCTAAAACGCTTAACACGATTGGAAGAAATTGCTGAATCATTTGACGGTGTAGATAAATCATTTGCTATTCAAGCTGGACGAGAAATACGTATCATGGTCAAACCTGATAAAATTGATGATTTGACTTCAGTACGTCTTGCTCGTGATATTGTCAAGAAAATAGAAAGTGAGCTCGAATATCCTGGTCAAATTAGGGTTACTGTAATCCGGGAAACGCGTGCTGTCGATTACGCCAAATAA